The DNA sequence CATAAGCAAAAATACTGGTGTCATATATTTTTCAGCTAAATTAAAAGCTCTAATAGTTTCCAAATAAGCTTCTTCAAGCGAAGCGGGTGCAATAGCTATACTCGCAAAATCTCCATGAGTTGGAGCTTTTGCCTGAAATAAATCCCCTTGTGCTACACGAGTTGGCAAACCTGTTGAAGGACCTCCACGCATAACATTAACTATAACTAATGGAATTTCAGCTATAAATGCGAGTCCAATTTGCTCTGCTTTTAAAGAAATTCCTGGACCACTACTTGCTGTCATAGCCTTTACTCCACTCATTGCTGCACCAATAGCAACACTTATCCCTGAAATTTCATCTTCCATTTGTATAAAAGTTCCATCATTAGCTGGAAGCAAATGACTTAATTCATGAGCAATTTCACTACTTGGTGTAATAGGATATCCTCCAAAAAATTTACAACCACAATCGATGGCAGCCTGTGCAATTAAAACATTACCTGTTGCTATAACTTCTCTCATTGTTTTTTCCTAAGCTAGTTTTTTATATTGATTATTTCTAACAGCCAAAGCTCTATCTTTAGCTTCTGATGTAAGTTTGGCAAATTTAAATTCATCTCTCTTAGCCACCATAATAGCAAAATCAGGACAATGCGTTTCACATTCAGTACAACCTATGCAAGATTCTGGATGAACCACCTCTATCATTTGTCCTAAAACAGCATGCACATCATCACGCATAGCTAAAACACCTGCTGGACAATAACTTACACAAATATTACAAGCTTTACATCGATGCTCATCTACCCATACTGGAGTATCTTTTGGAGCTTTTAAACTCATTATTTCTTTCCTTATTTTTTAATTCTTGATTTATTATATCTAAAATAATTCAAACTCAACTAAGAAATTTCTAAAATCATTTTTAATTTTTTCCCTATAAACAATATTAAATCAAAAATAATTCTGGTTTTTATTTTTTCCAAACATCTAATTAATATTTATAATTTCAAATACGCTATCTAAGATCGAATTCTACAATCATTCAAAGATTTTATTAATTTCAAATTTAAGTTCAAACTCAAATATTAATTTTTTCTTTTAAATTTAATTACTCGCCTATTTTTATTCTTGTATTTAAATTATGCATTATCTAAATAAATTCTACGATAATAGCATTCTTACTAGAAAAAAGAATTATTTTAATAATTCTTTTTTATTTTATCCCTCTTAATTAAATAAGCATACCAACAAACGACCATACTTTAGAATGGCTTCAACTCTTTTATTCTTGGCTAAAAGTATAAGCTAATTTATATAATTACATATGATAATTTTATTTTATCTTCATTACTAATTTTGTATTGTATATATTTTTAATTAATTTTTATTTTTTGAGTAATTTTGTAACATATAGCTTTTATTTTAGTTTGCTTAATAAACTCAATAATCTTAAATGAAATATTTATAAAAATGCATAGAATGGCAAGAGAGTTTATTTTAAGTTAAAATAAACTCTCTCAATCAAATAAATTTTTAGGCAATTGTATGATATTTTTAATTAAGTTAAACGGAGTTTTTAAAGTATCAGTTAAAATTTGAGTATGAAAATTCGGATTATCGATTTTTCCATCTACTTTGATATTTGTACTTATTTCTTGATTTTTCCCCAAAATGACATAATTTAAAATTGGGACTTTTGAAATGGTTTCAGAGGCTGATTTTAAAGTTTTTAACTCTAAATTTAAATCTATAGTATCAAGACGCAAATTAGCACTGCCCAATCCATAAATATCAACACTATCTCCATTTAAATTAATAGCACTAAAACTTAATAAATCTTTTTTTCGATTAAAAATAACTTTTCCATTTTGAAATTTTAAACCTTTTTGATTAAAAGTTGGAGTTTTAAACATCAATAAACTAGGAACTGTATCTATAAATGAAATCAATTGATTAACACCTTTTAAATCTTTTACAAAAGTATTTTTAAAATCAAATTCTCCATCAAAATACTCAAGACCACTTCCAACAATACTTAGATTAAAAATTCCATCTTGCACAGCCTGCTTTTGTAAAAATTCATTTAAATATTGATCATTTATATTTTTAACAAAAAATTTTAAATCATCTGGGCTATAGTAAAAATTTAAATTTGTATTTCCTCTTGAACCTTGAACATTTAAGATATTCTTATCTAAATTTATCTCCAATTTATCAAAAGCTAAAGTTTTATTCATATCAGCTAATATCAAAGCACAATTGGCTCCGCCAAAAATAATATTTTGTTTATTTGTACTGATATCAAAACTATTTGGAGAATTTTTTTGTTTTTTATAAATATAAGTTAAATTTTTTACTTGTATTTCTTTTTTAAGTGAAGATATTGTAGCACTTATAAGATCGCTTTGTGTATTAATATATATAATATCATTTTTTCTTACAATACTAAAACTATCTTTATTGTAAGGTGTTTGGTTGTTGATAAATAAATTATGGTTAAAACTAACATCTTGCGCTTGCAAATCAAAATCTTTAAAATCTAAACTTTTAAAATAAACACTTCCAGCTCCATTAAAACCAAAATCTTTAAGAATTTTAGAATAAGAAAATAAAATATTAGGATTATTTAAATTAAATTCTAATCCATTTTTAAAATTAGCTATTAAATTCCATTCTGGTATAGTTAATAAATCTTGATTTAAATCTAAATTAAGAGTAATATTTTGATTTTCAATATCCAATAAATCATCATCGAAATGCAATTTATAAAGTTGGGTATTAAAAATTCCTTGTTTTTCTTTTAAATTAATTTTAGCATTTATATTAGCTTTTAAATATCGATTTTCTATATCAGCATTTTCTATACTTAAATTATCTTGAGTTAATCTAATCAATCCCTTGGAAATATTCATATCAGCCAAAGATATATTAGCACTATTTAAATAAAATATTCCATTATGAAGAAATTGCCCTTTCTCGTGAAAATCAATTTTAAGTTCCAAATCTGCCTTAATGGTTCCGCTTTTTTGATAAAAAGGCAAGTTAAGATGATAATTTTGCAAAGCTTTTTCAAGCTTTTCATCTAATTTCAAATTATCTGATTTTATTCGCAAATAAATTCCAGCTTTTTCTTCGTTGAAAATATCATATAAATAAACTTTACTTTGACTTAAATCTGCTCCATCATAAGAAGCCTTATTAAATTGCAAATCCAACTTTTGCTGACTTAAATTTAAATCAACTCTTGGAATTTCAATAGCATCCATATTATTTTCTAAACGAACTTTGACTTTATCAATATATCCTGAAGCACTTATATTATCAAAATAATAATTATTTTGTTTAAAATCTATAAAACCTTGTAAAAAATCTAAATGATAAAATTCTCCAACAACATTTTTAAATATCCACTGATCTAAGGTTTCATTTAAAACAAAATCTCTTCTGATTATAGTTGCTATATTTTGTATATTTATTGCATTAAGATCACTAATTTGATAAAGTAATTTATTATCTTTATAACTTATTGTACTTTTAAAAGTTAAATTATCACTATTTGCATTTAAATTTAAATTATAAAAATTACTTTTTATTTTTATTTCAAAAAAACCGTTTAAATTTAAATTGTATTTTTTTAGCTTTAAAGAATTAATTGTTCCTGATAAATTGCCATTATTTACAGTAAAGGAAGCTTTTAAAAAAAGATCATTACTGTCTATAAAATAATCACCATCTTTAAATAAAATTTTTAATTTTTGATTTTTAAAATATAAATTTCCAATATTTACTTCTTCAACAAAATTATATAAATATTTTAAATTTTTCATCATTTTTAATAAAGTTTTAGAATCAAAATTAGAATTATTTTCTGAAGTATCATTAAAATTTAAAGCAATATTTTTTGCTCGAAAAATAAGTTTTTTATCTAATTTAATATATAATTGCTGAATTTTTAAAAAATCAAATTGGATGCTAGAAATGAATATTCCATTTTTTAATACTAAAAACATAACCGAAAACAACACAAATAATATTACTAATATATATAATATTTTCTTTTTCATACGTAACTTCTTATTGATATTTATCATGGGAATTTGTTATTATTTAATTCAACCCTTAAAAAGCGATTCTGTCATTTTTATACCAAAAGGCTCTATTGCTCAGATTATATCATATCTTAAAGAAAAAAAATATGAAATGAACACTATTGATAAATATATTTTATTTTTTTTAGGGCATCCGCAATCTGGATGGATTGATCTGGGAATGCAAAAATTAAATAGAATAGATTTTTTATACAAATTAACCGTAGCTAAAGCTGCACTTGAAACAATTACATTAATTCCTGGGGAAACAAGTATTGTTTTTTTAGATCAAGTCTCCAAAAAATTAGACCTTAATAAAGAAACACTTTTATCCGAGTTTCAAAAACAATCTCCCTATCCTGAAGGAGTTTTTTTACCAGAAACCTATGAAATTCCAAAAGGAATTTCAGAAAGCTTATTAATACAAAATTTACTTGCTATTTCTGAGAAATCAAATCAAATCACTTCTAAAAAAATTTTTGGAGAATATAATCGTAAAAAATGGCATCAATATATTATAGTAGCCTCAGTGATTCAAAAAGAAGCTGCCAATGAATCAGAAATGCCTATAGTTGCAAGCGTGATTTACAATCGCCTTAAAAAAGGTATGAAGTTACAAATGGATGGAACTTTAAACTATGGTATTTATTCTCATGAAAAAATTACACCTCAAAGAATCCGACAAGATAAAACATTTTATAATACATATAAATTTGAAGGTTTACCAAAAGAAGCAGTTTGTAATGTTTCTTTGGCTGCAATTCGTGCAGCTATTTTTCCAGCAAAAACGGATTATTTATATTTTGTACGCGATAAAAAAACTGGAGTTCATATTTTTACAAACAATTTAAATGATCATAACAAAGCTATTAACTCGCAAAAAAATAGATAAAAATTTAAAGTTGGAACAATATTTGCTTATAAAGTTTTAAAATAATAAAAAGGATAAAAAATGATCGACCCATTCAAATCAAAAGAACTTGTTACCAGTGCTTTAGCAGGTAGAAATCTTAGAAATCAATTGATTAATGCTAATCTTGCAAATGTCGATACTCCTTTTTATAAATCAAGAGATATAGAATTTGAAACTGCTTTAGTGCATCGTGCTAATGAAATTTTTAAAAAAAATGATGATAAAGAATTAAAATTAGCTGTAACAGAAAAAGGTCATCAAGAACCTTGGAAATTTCCAGATCCTAATAAATCAACCATTTATTTAAGAGATGGTCATTTAGCAAGAAATGATGGCAATACAGTAGATTTAGATGTTGAAACTACAGAAATGAGCAAAAATACAGTTATGATTACAGCTCTTGATGGGGTTTTAAGAAAACAAAGTAGTATATTTAGCTCCATACTTGATGCAAGTTCTAAATTAAGTTAAAGGTAAATTATGGCATACTTAAGTGATTTTGATATTAGCGGATATGGTTTAAGCGCTCAACGTTTTAGAATGAATGTTATTAGCTCCAATATAGCTAATGCAAATACAACTAGAACAGCAGAAGGCGGACCTTATAGAAGACGCGAAGTGATCTTTAAGGCAACAGATTTTGATAAACTTTTGAATGAACAAATCAGCAAGGATAATAATTTTTTAAAATATGAAAATCCTTTAAACGATCCAGATTCTCCAGAAGAAGCTAAACCGGCTATTCAAAGTGTAGTTGTGGATAAAGTTGTAAGAGATGATAAAGATTTTAGAATGAAATATGATCCAAGTAATCCTGATGCAAATGCTGAAGGTTATGTGGCTTATCCTAATATTAATCCTGTAATTGAAATGGCTGATTTGATTGAAGCAACAAGAGCTTATCAAGCTAACGTCAGTGCTTTTACAAGTGCAAAAACTATTGCACAAAGTGCAATTGATTTATTAAGAGGATAATAGAGAATGAATAACATTAATGATTTAAGATTAAATAATATTTCAAAAACAAATTCAAACCAAAATATACAGCAAAATAATATTGGTGACGAATTTGCTAAAATGCTCAAAAATGAAATTGATGATTTAAATAAAGCCCAAAAAACTGGTGAAGCTGCTATGACAGATATTGCCACAGGGCAAGTTAAAGATTTACATCAAGCTGCCATTGCTATTACCAAAGCTGAAAGCAGTATGAAATTTATGCTAGAGGTTAGAAATAAAGCTATCAGTGCTTACAAAGAAATTACAAGAACTCAAATTTAAATTTCTATGCAAGAAAATAAAAAAAATCGTGTTTCAAAAGTAGCTTTTGCTTATTGCATGGCGCTTTTGTTTATGATTATTTTTTTAAGCTCAACCTTTATACTTACTTCCAAACGTCATATTCCAAATACTGAAAAAGATCAATATTCTTTAGCTTTGCGTGGTAATATTATTACAAAAGATAATTTTACAATTACAACTTCAAAACAAATTTATCGTGCTGAGATTGATTTAAGAAGTATTGATAAGGATAAGTTTGATCTTTTTTTAAAACTTTTTCAAATTTATAGTGGATTTAGTGATAAAGAAATCTCAGATATTAAAAAAAGAATACAAAATCAAAAAAGACGCTCTTATAATTTCATTCTTTCTCAAAATTTAGATTCCAAACAAGCTAATTATCTTAAAGATCTTGCAAAAAAATTATATATACAAGGATTTTTCAAAGCATTTACCAATAATTCTGGCAAAGTTGAAACCAGAGGTTTAAATATTATTGAACATGAAGAAGACAGAATTTATATGTCGCATGATGCACTTACTCCTGCTATAGGTTATACAAAAGTTGTACTAGATCCAGAAAGTGGAATTTTAAAAAATATTGGTGTTAAAGGTTTGGAAAAATATTATGATCAATGCTTAAGTCCTTTACAAAATGAAAAAATTCAAGGATTAAAAGATATCGGTGGAAATATTATTTTAAATTTAAAATCATTACAACAAAAAAAAATTAATGGTTGCGATCTATATCTCAATGTTTCTTTAAAGCTTCAAAAAAGTATTGAAAAAGCCATTGATGAACGCAATGAAGATTTAAAAGCTAACGAAATTATTGTAGGTGTTATGGATAGTAAAACTGGGAAAATTTTAGCTCTAGCAAGCTCAAGACGCTATGATCCTGAAAATCGTAGCAAGGATTTATCAGTATTAAATGCTAGTGCGATTGAATACGGCTATGAAGCAGGTTCTGTAATTAAACCCTTTATTTTTATAACTGCGCTAAGACTTGGTAAAATAACCCTTGATGAAATTATTGATACTTATGGTGGATCTTATAAATTAGGACGATTTACTATTAGAGACGATCACAGAATGGATAAAATGACCGCTGAAGAAGTTATAAGATATTCTTCAAATATAGGAATGATTCAAATTGCACAAAGACTCAGCAATTTGGAAATTATCACAGGTTTAAGAACTTTTAATTTTGGAGATAAAAGCGGCATTGATCTTCCTTATGAACAAAAAGGAGAAATTCCTAACCCTAAGCATCTAAGAGAAATAGAAAAATCTGTATTAAGTTATGGATATGGACTTAAAACTACTTTTATGCAATTATTAGCCGCCTATAATGTTTTTAATAATAATGGAATTTATGTTACTCCACGTTTAGCTGAAAAATATTATCAAGATGGGCATTTTGTTAGCCTAGATAATGATATAAAAAAAGAAGCCATTTTAAATCCACAATCGGCTCAACTCATGCAAAGAATATTAATTGATGTTATTGAAAAAGGAACTGGAAGAAAGGCTTTTACAAAAGGAGTTACCTTAGGAGGTAAAACAGGAACAGCTAGAATTGCTGAAAGACAAGGATATACCTCAAACCGCTATAATGCTTCTTTTTTTGGATTTGCTAATGATGCCACACACGCTTATACTGTGGGAGTTTTGGTAAGAAATCCTACCAAACCTTATAGCTATTATGCTGCCCAAAGTGCTTTGCCAATGTTTAAAGATGTAGTTAATATTTTAATCAATGAAGATTTTTTAAAACCCGTGTCTGATAATAATCAAACAAGTAAAAACTAATCATTTTGCTCAGATTTTAGTCTCTGAAATTCCTGCATTAAAGATTCTCTTAAATTTTCTGCTTCTTCTTCTCCATTTTCCAAAAAATGAATCAAAATATTTTCTAATTTCTTTAAAAATTCAAAAAGCTCATTTTCCCAAATATTATTATTCTTATTACTCAAATTCATTGTTTGAATAAAAGTAAGTTCTCTACTTAGATCGCTAAGTTTTTCTAAAAATTGTTCCCTATTATTTTGATTTTTTAAATTGTGTTCTTTAAAGGCTCTAATTTTATCATTAATCACTTCGCAAAATTCTGGATAAATATCCATTTTTATCGGTTCTAATAATATCTTATTATCAACATTTAAAACTATTTTTTTTACAGCAAAATAAAGAAACAAAAATGATAAAGCAGCTATTAATAAATATATTTCTAACATTAATTTCCTTAAAGCGCTAACATTCCACCATCTAAATTCACACTATCTAAGCCAAGTTTATCTTTTACATACTGCGCAGCTAACATACTTCTATGACCACTACGACAAATAAAAGCTATTTTTTTATCGGATTTTTTTTTAGCTTGAAATTCTTGCAAGAAATTTTCATTTAAAAATCCCTTATGGTCATAAAATGAAATACATTCAGCATTAGGCAATACACCTTCTTCCCATTCCAAAGGAGTGCGAACATCAAAAATTTGATATTCGCTTAAGTCTTGTTTTGTCCAAACATTAGCTGAAATATTTTCTATCATGAAAAAGCCTTTGTAATGATTTTGGCCAAACTTGTATTAAATTCAGAAGCATTTTCAATTCCCATACCTTCACTAAGTTTAGCCATATTTAATACCAAAATTGCAATATCACTATAGAATATTTCATTATTTTTAAGTCCAGAAAAAATTGCATGTTTTGGATTGATTTCTAAGATAGGTTTTATATTTTGCTCCTGTCCCATTTGCTTTAAAAGCTGCTGCATAGCAAAATCAGGTTTATTTTTATCAAAAACGATACAACTTGGACTATCTTTTAAACGACTAGTTAGTCTTACATCTTCAACCTCATCTTTTAAAAGTTCTTTAAATTTAGCTACAAGTGGAGCATATTCTTTTTTTTCTTCATCGCTTAATTCATTTTTATCTTCAACTTGATTAATAGCTACGAATTTCAATCCCTCATATTCTCCAAACATAGGGGTAACCAAAGAATCAATCTCATCATCCATTAGAAGTACTTCTATATTTTTTTGCTTATATTCTTCCAATAAAGGTGAATTTCTAAGTAAGCTTTCATTATTTCCTGTGATATAAAAAATTTCTTTTTGATCTTTTTGTAAATCATTTTTATATTCTTCCAAAGAACGTAAATTTTCGCCTTTGGTGCTTTTATAAAACATGAGTTTTAATAAATTTTCCTTTTCTGTTCCAAAACCATAAAGTCCTTCTTTTAAAACTTTTCCAAAAGTTTTAAAAAAATCTAAATATTTGTCTTTGTCCTTATTTTTTAATTTTTCAAGCTCACTAAGTATTTTTTTAACACTTGCTTCTTTTACTGCTTTTAAGATTTGATTTTCTTGTAAAATTTCACGACTTACATTTAATGGTAAATCTTCAACATCAATAATCCCTCTAACAAAACGTAAATAAGTTGGCAAAAGCTCTTTGTCATCATCGCTGATAAAAACACGTTTTACATAAAGTTTAAGTCCGCTTTGATAATCCACTCTAAAAAGATCAAAAGGAGCATTTTTTGGAATAAAAAATAAAGAATTATATTCTAATTTTCCTTCACTTTTAGTATGAAGATACAATATAGGCTTATTAGAATCATGAAAATTTTGTTCATAAAATTTTTCATAATCTTCGGTTTTAAGGCTTGTTTTTTGCATTCTCCAAAGAGCATTAGCTTTATTAATTTGAGAAATTTTTACTTCAGTTTTTCCTTCTGCTTCGCCTTCTTTAGCAGGAATATATTCTTCTTTTTCCATAAAGATTGGAAATTGTATATGATTTGAATATTTTTCTATAATACTTTCAATTTTATAAGAATTAGCAAATTCATCATCTTTTAAATAAAGTGTGATTTTAGTTCCTTGCTCTTCTTTTTGAGCATCTTCAATTTCATAACCATTTGCATCAGAAGTCCAAAGATAAGCTTTATCATCTAAAGCTTTTTTGCTTAAAACTTCGATTTTATTTGCGACCATAAAAGCAGAATAAAATCCAACACCAAATTGTCCTATAAGCTGAGAATCTTTTTTAGCATCACCACTTAAATTCTCTAAAAAACTTTTTGTACCACTTTTTGCAATGGTGCCTAGATTATTAATCAAATCTTCTTTATTCATACCTATACCATTATCACTGATGGTTAAAGTTTTTTTATCCTTATCTATTGTAATTTCTATTTTAGGATCAAATTTTAAGCTTTTATAAGAATCATCGCTGACACTTAAAAAATTCAATTTATCTAAAGCATCGCTAGCATTAGAGATAAGTTCTCTTAAAAAAATTTCCTTATTTGAATATAAAGAATGAATCATCAATTGTAAAAGTTGATTAACTTCAGTTTGAAATTGCATTTTTTCTCCTTTGTATTTTTCAAATACGTTATTTTAGCAAAAAATACATAATTCTAAAAAATTTATTTAAAAATTACAAAACCAAGCCAAACAGCTAATAAACATAAAATCACATTAAAAATAATATTAAGAAAGAGATGAAAATAACTTCCACTTTGCAAAAATGTTAAATTTTCGTAAGAAAAAGTAGAAAAAGTTGTAAAAGCTCCTAGAAATCCCGTATTGATAAAATTTTTAAGCAATGGTGATAAACCTTTATTTTGAGCATAAGAAAAACAAATTCCTATAGCAAACGAACCTAAAATATTTACAAAAAGAGTGCCAAAACCAATAGAATATGGAAAAAATTTATTAATAAAATTAATACTTAACATTCTAAATATAGAACCTAAAAAGCCACCTAATCCTACAATTAAAATTATATTGAACATTGTTTCATTCTTTCTTGTTCTAGCACTTCTTGCATTTTTTTTCTAGTATTCTCAAGCCATCTTTCATCACTCGTATCTACCAAATCCATACAAATAATCTTTAAAATTCCACCATTTACATTAAAACTTTTCGTATCTAAAATTTTAGCAGAATCCACAATTAAAATAGGTTGAACTTTTAAATTTAATTTTTCAGTTAAAACTTTAGCTCCACTTTGAAACTTAAGCATTTTTTCTGTTTTTGAACGTGTTCCTTCAGGAAAAATTGCTAAAACTCTATTTTCATTTAATCTTTCTTTAGCCTCTTTTAATACACGTACCAAATCTCTTGGATTTTTTCTATCAATACAAAGTAATTTTGGTTTTTTTATAGTAATTTTAAAAAGTGGAATTTCGCCTAATTCTTTTTTTGCAACCCAACATAAATTTTTAGGATACAATCCTTCTAAAGCAATAATATCTAAAGCGCTTTGATGATTCATTAAAATCATATTTGCATTAGGATTAAACTTACCAACAAGATCTGTTTTATAAAAAATAGTAAATTTTTGAAATTTAGCCCAAATTCTACGAATTTTCCATAAGATATTTTGAGATTTTACAAAACAAAAACAACACACCACAATTAAAATACTAAAAATAAAAAAAAACCAAAAATATAAAGCTTTAATTTTTTTGCAAATCTTCACGAAGTACCCATCCTATTTTTCCATTTTCAAGAACTACTTTAATATAGTTTAATCTTTTTCCCAAAATTTTAACTTTTTCTTTAGAATGAGCTGTATAGAAAAAAGTTGAAGGCTCTGTTGGCAAAATTCTTACCCTTGAACCTGATTTTAAAATACCATTTTTTATACTTGTATCTATAAAAAAACTCAGTATAAAACATGCTATTGCTAAAGTCAAAATAATGTAATTTTTTCTCCATACAAATACAAGTGCAAAAACAAATGTAAAAAACCAAAGCACATATTGCTTATAAATATTAAAATCTTTATTAGTGGGATTTAAATCACTTTGAGTGCTGATTTCATCATCGCTGATAACAAGTCTAAAACTCATATTTTCAAGACTCTTAGTATTTTTATTAAAATAAGAAAAATCAAAATGAGTTTTAGATGATGGAAACAAAGCATAATAAAAACCAGTAGAAGCATTAAAATCACCTTTTAAGTTTTCTACTCCTTGTTTTTTAAC is a window from the Campylobacter sp. RM10537 genome containing:
- a CDS encoding AsmA-like C-terminal domain-containing protein is translated as MKKKILYILVILFVLFSVMFLVLKNGIFISSIQFDFLKIQQLYIKLDKKLIFRAKNIALNFNDTSENNSNFDSKTLLKMMKNLKYLYNFVEEVNIGNLYFKNQKLKILFKDGDYFIDSNDLFLKASFTVNNGNLSGTINSLKLKKYNLNLNGFFEIKIKSNFYNLNLNANSDNLTFKSTISYKDNKLLYQISDLNAINIQNIATIIRRDFVLNETLDQWIFKNVVGEFYHLDFLQGFIDFKQNNYYFDNISASGYIDKVKVRLENNMDAIEIPRVDLNLSQQKLDLQFNKASYDGADLSQSKVYLYDIFNEEKAGIYLRIKSDNLKLDEKLEKALQNYHLNLPFYQKSGTIKADLELKIDFHEKGQFLHNGIFYLNSANISLADMNISKGLIRLTQDNLSIENADIENRYLKANINAKINLKEKQGIFNTQLYKLHFDDDLLDIENQNITLNLDLNQDLLTIPEWNLIANFKNGLEFNLNNPNILFSYSKILKDFGFNGAGSVYFKSLDFKDFDLQAQDVSFNHNLFINNQTPYNKDSFSIVRKNDIIYINTQSDLISATISSLKKEIQVKNLTYIYKKQKNSPNSFDISTNKQNIIFGGANCALILADMNKTLAFDKLEINLDKNILNVQGSRGNTNLNFYYSPDDLKFFVKNINDQYLNEFLQKQAVQDGIFNLSIVGSGLEYFDGEFDFKNTFVKDLKGVNQLISFIDTVPSLLMFKTPTFNQKGLKFQNGKVIFNRKKDLLSFSAINLNGDSVDIYGLGSANLRLDTIDLNLELKTLKSASETISKVPILNYVILGKNQEISTNIKVDGKIDNPNFHTQILTDTLKTPFNLIKNIIQLPKNLFD
- the flgC gene encoding flagellar basal body rod protein FlgC, giving the protein MAYLSDFDISGYGLSAQRFRMNVISSNIANANTTRTAEGGPYRRREVIFKATDFDKLLNEQISKDNNFLKYENPLNDPDSPEEAKPAIQSVVVDKVVRDDKDFRMKYDPSNPDANAEGYVAYPNINPVIEMADLIEATRAYQANVSAFTSAKTIAQSAIDLLRG
- a CDS encoding rhodanese-like domain-containing protein; the encoded protein is MIENISANVWTKQDLSEYQIFDVRTPLEWEEGVLPNAECISFYDHKGFLNENFLQEFQAKKKSDKKIAFICRSGHRSMLAAQYVKDKLGLDSVNLDGGMLAL
- the mltG gene encoding endolytic transglycosylase MltG codes for the protein MNIPFFNTKNITENNTNNITNIYNIFFFIRNFLLIFIMGICYYLIQPLKSDSVIFIPKGSIAQIISYLKEKKYEMNTIDKYILFFLGHPQSGWIDLGMQKLNRIDFLYKLTVAKAALETITLIPGETSIVFLDQVSKKLDLNKETLLSEFQKQSPYPEGVFLPETYEIPKGISESLLIQNLLAISEKSNQITSKKIFGEYNRKKWHQYIIVASVIQKEAANESEMPIVASVIYNRLKKGMKLQMDGTLNYGIYSHEKITPQRIRQDKTFYNTYKFEGLPKEAVCNVSLAAIRAAIFPAKTDYLYFVRDKKTGVHIFTNNLNDHNKAINSQKNR
- the htpG gene encoding molecular chaperone HtpG; this encodes MQFQTEVNQLLQLMIHSLYSNKEIFLRELISNASDALDKLNFLSVSDDSYKSLKFDPKIEITIDKDKKTLTISDNGIGMNKEDLINNLGTIAKSGTKSFLENLSGDAKKDSQLIGQFGVGFYSAFMVANKIEVLSKKALDDKAYLWTSDANGYEIEDAQKEEQGTKITLYLKDDEFANSYKIESIIEKYSNHIQFPIFMEKEEYIPAKEGEAEGKTEVKISQINKANALWRMQKTSLKTEDYEKFYEQNFHDSNKPILYLHTKSEGKLEYNSLFFIPKNAPFDLFRVDYQSGLKLYVKRVFISDDDKELLPTYLRFVRGIIDVEDLPLNVSREILQENQILKAVKEASVKKILSELEKLKNKDKDKYLDFFKTFGKVLKEGLYGFGTEKENLLKLMFYKSTKGENLRSLEEYKNDLQKDQKEIFYITGNNESLLRNSPLLEEYKQKNIEVLLMDDEIDSLVTPMFGEYEGLKFVAINQVEDKNELSDEEKKEYAPLVAKFKELLKDEVEDVRLTSRLKDSPSCIVFDKNKPDFAMQQLLKQMGQEQNIKPILEINPKHAIFSGLKNNEIFYSDIAILVLNMAKLSEGMGIENASEFNTSLAKIITKAFS
- the flgB gene encoding flagellar basal body rod protein FlgB → MIDPFKSKELVTSALAGRNLRNQLINANLANVDTPFYKSRDIEFETALVHRANEIFKKNDDKELKLAVTEKGHQEPWKFPDPNKSTIYLRDGHLARNDGNTVDLDVETTEMSKNTVMITALDGVLRKQSSIFSSILDASSKLS
- a CDS encoding peptidoglycan D,D-transpeptidase FtsI family protein, with the translated sequence MQENKKNRVSKVAFAYCMALLFMIIFLSSTFILTSKRHIPNTEKDQYSLALRGNIITKDNFTITTSKQIYRAEIDLRSIDKDKFDLFLKLFQIYSGFSDKEISDIKKRIQNQKRRSYNFILSQNLDSKQANYLKDLAKKLYIQGFFKAFTNNSGKVETRGLNIIEHEEDRIYMSHDALTPAIGYTKVVLDPESGILKNIGVKGLEKYYDQCLSPLQNEKIQGLKDIGGNIILNLKSLQQKKINGCDLYLNVSLKLQKSIEKAIDERNEDLKANEIIVGVMDSKTGKILALASSRRYDPENRSKDLSVLNASAIEYGYEAGSVIKPFIFITALRLGKITLDEIIDTYGGSYKLGRFTIRDDHRMDKMTAEEVIRYSSNIGMIQIAQRLSNLEIITGLRTFNFGDKSGIDLPYEQKGEIPNPKHLREIEKSVLSYGYGLKTTFMQLLAAYNVFNNNGIYVTPRLAEKYYQDGHFVSLDNDIKKEAILNPQSAQLMQRILIDVIEKGTGRKAFTKGVTLGGKTGTARIAERQGYTSNRYNASFFGFANDATHAYTVGVLVRNPTKPYSYYAAQSALPMFKDVVNILINEDFLKPVSDNNQTSKN
- a CDS encoding 4Fe-4S binding protein; protein product: MSLKAPKDTPVWVDEHRCKACNICVSYCPAGVLAMRDDVHAVLGQMIEVVHPESCIGCTECETHCPDFAIMVAKRDEFKFAKLTSEAKDRALAVRNNQYKKLA
- the fliE gene encoding flagellar hook-basal body complex protein FliE, with amino-acid sequence MNNINDLRLNNISKTNSNQNIQQNNIGDEFAKMLKNEIDDLNKAQKTGEAAMTDIATGQVKDLHQAAIAITKAESSMKFMLEVRNKAISAYKEITRTQI